In Flavobacterium sp. GSB-24, the genomic window CAACTAAAAACTTTTTTAGTTGGAGTACTTCTCATCCAAATTCAAATCGCATTCTCGCAGGAAGAAAAAAGCTCGGCTTTGTACAAGACCATTATGTCAAAAGACAGTCTTCTTTTTAATATTGGCTTTAATACTTGCGACATTAAACAATTTGAGAACTTATACACGGACGATTTTGAGTTTTTTCACGACAAAGACAGTATTTCGGACAAGGCGCTATTTTTAAAAAACTTAAAAAACGGAATTTGTGCAACGCCCCGAAAATACAATTACCGCAGAGAATTAGTTGATGGAAGTACTGAAATTTATCCGCTTTACAAAAAAGGCGTTTTGTATGGCGCCATACAAATGGGCACGCATCGATTTTTTGAAAGCACTGCTGAAAAACCCGAAGAAGCAGGAAGCTTTGCCAAGTTTACTCATCTTTGGCTTTTAAAAAATAAAGAATGGAAATTAGCCCGATCGCTGAGTTACAATCATCAAATGACAAGTTCTACAGCCAATAAAGTTGGCCTTTTTGACAATGTTGAAGAAACAGAAAAATGGCTTAAAGAAAATAATGTTCCCACTTTAGGAATCGGCATTATTACGGATGGTAAACTAAAACAGGTAAAGGTTTTTGGCGAACTTCAAAAAGGTGTTTCGGCACCTTACAATACGATTTGGAATGTCGCATCTTTAACTAAACCGGTTACGGCTGTTGTAACTTTAAAGTTAGTAAGTTCTGGAAAATGGGATTTAGATGAACCTCTTTATAAATATTGGACAGATCCAGATATTGCAAAAGATCCCTATTTAAAATTATTGACGACCAGAATTGTTTTAAGTCATCAGACTGGTTTTCCGAATTGGAGGTCTTTTAATGATTCTAACAAACTGGATTTCAAATTCAAACCTGGAACTAAATACCAATATTCCGGAGAAGGTTTTGAGTATTTACGAAAAGCCTTGGAGAAAAAATTTCACAAAACATTAGATCAGCTGGCTTCAGAATTAATTTTTGAGCCGTTGAAAATGAATGACTCTCAACTTATTTGGAATAATAAAATCGATCTTTTGAGATATGCAATTAATTATGACAACAAAGGAAATGCCTATGAACCAACAAAAAATAAAACTGCCAGTGCCGCAGACGATTTACTAACAACTATTGAAGATTACGGAACATTTTTGTGCAGCGTTATGAACGGTGACGGTTTAAGCAAAAAAGTTTTTGAAGCAATGAAATCACATCAGGTTTCAACAAAAAAAGACAAATACTTTGGTCTGGGTTTTGAAATTTATGATTTAGGAAATGAAAACTATGCTTTATCGCATGGTGGTGCAGACAAAGGTGTTCAGACTATTTTTTTACTGTTGCCACAAACAAAACAAGGATTAGTAATTTTTACCAATGTTGATGACGGCTATAAAATTTATGAAGATATCGTTGTGCATTACCTAGGAAAAAATGGAAGAAAAATAGTCGATATCGAAACGAAATAAAGCCAATATAGACCGTATAAAGAGTAGCTTTTAGTCTATGCTCGAATTCGTTTTTTAAATTAAATGAAAAAAAATTGATTGATTGTGAAACCAAATCGAAAATCGCTCGTCTAACATTTTAAGACCTTACATTTATTTCAGTAAAAAATCGTAATTTCGACACAAAACACTGAATATCTAATGGTTATCAGGTTTCAATCATCAATCAAAAATGAATCATTTATTTCAACCAACTATCAATCATTATGAAAAAATCAATCAAACTTATTGCACTCTTTGTAGTTTTTCAAATCTCGGCTTTAAGCACTTTTGCACAAGATAAAGCACAGCAAATTGAACAGCTTTTAGCTAAATACAACGAATACGGACAATTTAACGGCTCCGCTCTCGTTGCCGTAAATGGAAAAGTAATCTTAAAAAAAGGTTTTGGTTTGGCCAATATGGAATGGGATGTTCCAAATCAGCCTGATACTAAATTCAGATTAGGTTCTATCAGCAAACAATTTACAGCGTTTTTAATAGTAAAACTAGCTGAAGAAGGAAAACTGAAATTAGATGTTCCAATCACAACTTATCTGCCAGATTATCCAAAAGAAAATGGTGGTAAAATTACAATTCATCACTTATTGACACACACGTCTGGAATTCCGAATTATACCAGTGCGCCAAACTTTTTTAAAGATAAAGCTCGAAATCCGTATACTCCAGAAGAATTCGTAAAAACGTTTTCAAGTCTGCCGCTTGAATTTACGCCTGGCGAAAAATTCAATTACAGCAATTCTGGTTATTTTCTATTGGGTTATATTATTGAAAAAATTTCAGGGAAAACATACGAACAATATTTACAGGAAATTATTTTTACACCTTTAAAAATGGTTAATTCTGGTTATGACCACAGCGATGTCATTTTAAAAAACAGAGCGGCTGGTTACGAAAAACAGGGAAAAAAAATTGTAAACGCTGCATATCTTGACATGAGCATTCCGTATGCCGCTGGATCTTTGTACTCAACGGTAGAAGATTTGTATTTGTGGGATCAGGCGCTTTATACAAACAAACTGCTTTCAGAAAAATCCATAGAATCTTTATACAAACCATATATTAAAGCGTGGGGCGGTTTTTATGGATATGGATGGTCAACTTATGAAGCTCCGAATGGAGAAAACAGTAAATTAAATATTATTGAGCACGGAGGCGGTATTAACGGATTTAATACAATCATTTCTCGTATTCCTGCAGATAAGAATCTTGTAGTTTTATTAAACAATACAGGCGGAACCGTTTTAGGCGAAATGAACACTGCTATTCGTGCTATTTTATACAATCAGCCGTTTGATCAGCCTAAAAAATCGCTGGCATTAGATTTATTGGATATCTATAATGAAAAAGGCGCAGCGACTGGAACCGAAACTTATAAAAAACTGAAAAATGATCCTACATACGCTATCAAAGAAGGAGATATGAATCGAGTTGGATATCAGTTATTACAAAACGGAAAAAAGAAAGAAGCAATTGAAGTTTTCAAAATTAACGTTGAAACTTTCCCAAAATCAGGAAATGCTTTTGACAGTTTAGGTGAAGCTTATCTAGCAGATGGTGATAAAAAATTAGCTATCGCGAATTACAAAAAATCAGTCGAATTAGATCCTTCAAATGAAAACGGGAAAAAAGTATTAGATGAACTTTCAAAAAGTAAAACTAAATAACATTTAAAAAATCCTTTTAAAATTATCTCCGATAAAATAGATTCAAATCTTTTTTATCGGAGTTTTTTTTGTTACAATTTCTAACATTCAAATTGGATAATTTAGCTTTAAAAATATTATTTTAGCCCGACCCAAAATAACAATTTAACCTATGAAAAATTTTAAGAAACAAGGCTTTCTGGCTGTATTTTTATGTTTATTTATTTCTTTAAACTGTTTATCACAAAACAATTCGCAAGCTCCAGCAATGCCTTCACAGCAAAACAGAATTATAATTGATAAAATCGTCGAAGCAGCACATTATAAAAATTATGTGATTGATTTTTGTTTATCGAAAATAAACGAAACTTCGGCAAAAGAAGGCTGGAATGACCAGAAAACAATGGAGATCAGTCAAAGCATTAATTATAAAAATTTCAGGGATGCGATTTACAACAGTTTTGTTGTTTTTGATGAAGTAGAACTGGAAACTTTATTAAAAGCATATGAAAAAGACACCGCTTACCAGACTAAAAATGTAATGACTAATAATAAAGTGCTTATTAATAATCTGAATATTTTTGCTGCTGATATTGTGAAGGGGAAGTATATTTCTAAATAAAAAGGTGCTAAGGTTCTAAGATGCTAAGATTCTAAGTTTTTGTACTCTTTGTCAAAGTTTAAAACTTTGACACAAAGATTCAATTTTAAGTTGTCTTCTCATTTTTGTCATTTCGACGAAGGAGACTCGAGCAATAGTGACTGGCGGAGCAAATCTCCGCAAGAAGCCCGACCAAGATTAAACTCTCTTTGCGGAGTTACTTACGGAGATTTCTCCTTCGTCGAAATGACAATATTCTGGTTATTTTGTTTAATACAAATTTCTTCAAAATCTTGGTTTTAAACTTTTACAAAGAGTAAAAAAACCTGAAACTTGAAACTTGAAACAAAACTATCCCTTCGGTTTAAAAACCAACTTTGTTGAAGTTTTTATAATCTCTTCTTTATTCAATTTCATTTTTCTGAATTTTCCAGCGTTGTACATTTCGGCTTGGTCGTCGTAATGTTTACTAAACGGATTTCCAGATTGTCCCGTAGGCAGAATACTCCAGCTGTTTTCGACATCAGAGAAATCAACAATTCTTCTGGTTGAAGGTCCGCCTTTTGTATAATATTTTCCTTCGTCATTAAATCCGAAAAACAAATTATTGATTACCTCATTTGAACCTGGCGAACTAAATGGCCCGACATTAAATAATCTTCTAAGCGCTGCCACTTTTCCTAAAGGATGTTCGTGCTCAACGGTATGTACTTCTCCCCATTTCCAATTAGAAACAGTATTTCCTAACTGATTTTGTAATGATATAATTGCATCATGAAAAGATTTTGAAACAATTTGTTTTCTAGTTTCTTTTACATTTTTAGTTTTAATATTATCC contains:
- a CDS encoding class A beta-lactamase-related serine hydrolase yields the protein MKINHTFFQLKTFLVGVLLIQIQIAFSQEEKSSALYKTIMSKDSLLFNIGFNTCDIKQFENLYTDDFEFFHDKDSISDKALFLKNLKNGICATPRKYNYRRELVDGSTEIYPLYKKGVLYGAIQMGTHRFFESTAEKPEEAGSFAKFTHLWLLKNKEWKLARSLSYNHQMTSSTANKVGLFDNVEETEKWLKENNVPTLGIGIITDGKLKQVKVFGELQKGVSAPYNTIWNVASLTKPVTAVVTLKLVSSGKWDLDEPLYKYWTDPDIAKDPYLKLLTTRIVLSHQTGFPNWRSFNDSNKLDFKFKPGTKYQYSGEGFEYLRKALEKKFHKTLDQLASELIFEPLKMNDSQLIWNNKIDLLRYAINYDNKGNAYEPTKNKTASAADDLLTTIEDYGTFLCSVMNGDGLSKKVFEAMKSHQVSTKKDKYFGLGFEIYDLGNENYALSHGGADKGVQTIFLLLPQTKQGLVIFTNVDDGYKIYEDIVVHYLGKNGRKIVDIETK
- a CDS encoding serine hydrolase — encoded protein: MKKSIKLIALFVVFQISALSTFAQDKAQQIEQLLAKYNEYGQFNGSALVAVNGKVILKKGFGLANMEWDVPNQPDTKFRLGSISKQFTAFLIVKLAEEGKLKLDVPITTYLPDYPKENGGKITIHHLLTHTSGIPNYTSAPNFFKDKARNPYTPEEFVKTFSSLPLEFTPGEKFNYSNSGYFLLGYIIEKISGKTYEQYLQEIIFTPLKMVNSGYDHSDVILKNRAAGYEKQGKKIVNAAYLDMSIPYAAGSLYSTVEDLYLWDQALYTNKLLSEKSIESLYKPYIKAWGGFYGYGWSTYEAPNGENSKLNIIEHGGGINGFNTIISRIPADKNLVVLLNNTGGTVLGEMNTAIRAILYNQPFDQPKKSLALDLLDIYNEKGAATGTETYKKLKNDPTYAIKEGDMNRVGYQLLQNGKKKEAIEVFKINVETFPKSGNAFDSLGEAYLADGDKKLAIANYKKSVELDPSNENGKKVLDELSKSKTK